The nucleotide sequence GCCCGTAATTCTGCATGTGCGTCGCTCTCAGGATACGATTCTGAAGGCTTTACGTCGCCGCAATATCCCTGGCGGAATAGCGCATGCTTTTAATGGCAGCTTTCAGCAGGCCGAGCAATTTATTGAACTCGGATTTAAATTGGGATTTGGAGGAGCCGCGACGTATGAGCGCGCTTTACAAATCCGCAGACTTTTAAAAGAGTTGCCGCTTGACAGTATTGTGACTGAAACAGATTCTCCCGACATCCCGCCGGCATGGCTTAGGGGGGAGGGCACTGCTTTTAATGAGCCCGCCTTTCTGCCGCGGATTGCAAAAGAACTCGCCTTAGTTAGGGGTGTAAGTGACGCTGAATTTACTTCGGCGGTATGGGCTAATGCAATGCAAGTGTTGCCACGCTGGTCTGCCCTCTGCGCAGGTATTCCTCAGCTCTCAAGTCTCAACTTAGCCTCTTAATTACTTGCGATTAGCTATTACGGCATTCATCGCCGGGGGATTACTCCTTTTGCTTTTGCCGCAATTGCCAGAATATTGGCTCATTTCCTGCATTACTTTTAGCGTAGTTTGTTTGCTGACAATCCTGCTTTCTAATCAAGGATCTCTTCTTAAGAAATTTGCAGTGATTGGCCTGCTATTTGTAGTGGGGTTTGCATGGAATGCTTTGTATGCTGAAAATCGCTTAAAGAATGTTCTCGCCACAGAGTTGGAGGGCAAAGAGTTAACGCTCAAGGGAAGAGTTGTAGCATTGCCGCAAAGTAATTCATCGGGTGCCAAGTTTGCCTTTGAGGTCGATGAGGCCTTCTCTGGAAAAGAAGCCCTGAATCACTTTCCAGAGAGAATCTATTTGAGTTGGCAGCCTGCCTGGAGAAATCCTCAAGCAATTCCAGAGGTAATTCCTGGGCAGCGCTGGAAGATCATGGCAAAGCTAAAGCGTCCTTATGGTTCCTTAAATCAACATACCTTTGATTTTGAGCGTTGGTCTTTTCATCAAGACTTTGGAGCTAGTGGATCAGTAAGGTCTGGGGAGTTATTGCTGGATAAAGATATCTTTTGGACAGAGCTTGAGTTACGTATGGAGCTTGCTAGATGGCATCTGCGAAAAAAGATTCAGTCTATGCTGCCGGATGATGCAAGGTATGTCGGTGTTTTGATTGCTTTGGTAATGGGTGATCAGAACGCCATCGATCAAGATGACTGGCAAGTATTTAATGCAACGGGCATTGGGCATCTCATCTCTATATCTGGGCTTCATGTAACTATGTTGGCGGGTGTTGGTGCTTCATGTGCTGCATTTATATGGCGTAGACGCACTTGGCCTCTGATTGCTCCAGTCAGCAAGGTAGCGGCAGTAGCGGGATTTGTAACTGCGTTTATCTATGCGTGGTTGGCGGGCTTTCAGATTCCAGCGCAAAGAACGATGTATATGGTTGGGGTGGTGGCATTTGCGTTATGGACTGGCCGAAATCCACGTTCTTTTGATATCTGGTGGTGGGCCCTGGCATTCGTGTTGCTCATTGATCCTATGGCGCCCTACACACCAGGCTTTTGGTTATCTTTCGGTGCAGTGGCTGCCATACTCTATGCCATGGGGGATTCGTCTGGTTTATTGGGCATCCCTACGGGTAAAGAATTAGAAACGCATTGGATGTATCGCATCGGGCAAGCCCTTCGTGAGGCATGTCGTGTCCAAGCCGTTGTCACACTGGCGCTGCTGCCATTGACTTTGTATTGGTTTTACCAAATTTCAATTGTTTCACCATTGGCAAATGCGTTTGCTATTCCGCTGGTAAGTTATATCGTGACTCCGCTGGCAATTGCCGGCGCCTTACTTCCGGAATTTATCGGCCGCTGGCTCTTATTGCCGGCGCATGCATCCATGGAATATCTTGCAGTCATCTTGGAGTGGATGGCGAGCTGGAGTTGGTCTGTGGCTTGGTCAAAGCAGCCTGAGTGGTGGATGCTGGTGATTGCTGGATGCGGAATTGTGTATGCAATTCGACCTGGTCCGATTGGTGAAACGTGGAAAGGTCGATTGCTTGGCGTCTGTTTATCTGGCCCCTTATTTTTTTGGCCAAGCCAATTATTTGGAGATGCCTCTCGCGCTCAAGGAGAGTTTAGGGCTAGCGTTTTTGATATTGGTCAGGGCACAGCAGTTCTCATCGAAACCGCTAATAGAAAATTGTTATACGACACAGGGCCTATTCAAGGCAAGAAAGATGATGCAGGTCAGAGAGTGATTCTCCCCTATTTACGTGGCAAGGGAATTAATCACATTGATCTGATGGTAATTAGTCATAGCGATAGTGATCATATTGGTGGGGCTGCAACACTTCTGAAGAGTATTCAATTTGATTTGATGATGGGATCTTTACCCAGCGCTAATCCACTACTTCAAAATTTATATAAAAGAAAGATTCCAGCCCTTCCCTGTCGCTTCGGTCAGAGCTGGAAATGGGACGGTGTCGAGTTTGTCATCTGGCACCCTCATGAAGAGACAGTATTTACTGATCAATATCCTGGGAAGCCTAACGAAATGAGTTGTGTGCTTGAGGTACGCAATCAACAAAGCTCGCTTTGGTTAACAGGCGATGTTGAAAAGCAAGGTGAAGCAGAAATTACCGAGCGCTTAGATGAAAAAATGTTGCATGAAATTGGCGATAGAGAATTAATTTTTATGGCACCACATCATGGCAGCAAAACCTCCTCTTCCTTGGCGCTCCTTCAAAGATTGGAGCCTCATCAGGCTTTTGCACAAAATGGCTATCGCAATCGTTATGGGCATCCACATCCAGATGTCACGGCACGCTATCAAGGCTTGGGGATTCCTTTTCATCAAACCCCGAAAACAGGTGCCCAGACTTGGCTATTTAAAAGTAATTCAAAATCTTCGACACAGTTTTTGCGGCATGATATAAAACGGATATGGCATCGATCGATGTCAAATTGAGTAAGAGGATTCTGCTGATGAATAAGTTACTTGTCCTATGTTCTCTGGTGGTTGCTGTGACATTTGGATGCGCTGGTGCGAATGTTCGCCCCCTCGTAGATATGAAGGGCGTCAATGAGGCTACTTATGAGAGCGATTTAAAAGACTGTCAAAATTATGCTCAACAACAATCAGGAATGGGTTCTACAGCCGCCAAAGGAGCTGGTGCTGGCGCGGTAGTCGGTGGTCTGCTGGGATTGGTTACTGGCGGCAACGGATCAGGAATTGCGCAGGCTGCTGGAGCTGGCGCCGTAATTGGTGGCGCAGGTGGTGCGTTTAGTGGAAACCAAGCTCAAGAGGCTGTTGTGAAGAGGTGTTTGAGTGGTCGCGGTTACAAGGTTTTGAACTAAAGCCACCCTGAAATAGCTAAAAAGCTCGAGTAATCGGGTTTTTTTATGCCCAGAAAAGCAAAAAGCCCTTAAAGATTAAGGGCTTAGTACGTAAATTTTGGTTGCGGGGGCAGGATTTGAACCTACGACCTTCGGGTTATGAGCCCGACGAGCTGCCAGACTGCTCCACCCCGCGTCTGAAGCTGAAATTCTACCATTTTTTGGGGGTCCCTGTCGAGATATTCCTGTAAATAACGCATAAATAAGGCGTTTTATCGAAGAAATTCTCGTTTTAATCGCTGCCGGCAAGGAGTAACATATTGCCACGCAACATCACGCCAAGGTTTAATAATGTCAGTTAGCAATCCTGAGTTTTCAGAATCATCCTTATTGCGGCCTGTAGAGATTTCTCGAGAGGATCATCCTCACAAAAAAGGTGCCTCGATCTCCCTTATGTTCGCGGCTATCGGCGTTGTCTTCGGCGACATTGGTACAAGCCCCTTATATGCGTTAAAAGAATGTTTTAGTCCCGAGCATGGCATTCCGTTTTCTGCAGATGCTGTGTATGGCGTGATCTCGATGGTATTTTGGGCTTTTGCGATTGTGGTCTCGCTGAAGTATGTTTTATTCGTGATGCGTGCAAACAATCATGGCGAGGGCGGTATTTTGGCGCTTATGGCTTTGGCATTGAGAACTGTAAAGACTGGCTCAAAGCGTTCCTTGGTAATCATCATGGCTGGCGTCTTTGGGGCCTGTATGTTTTATGGTGATGCCATCATTACCCCAGCAATTTCTGTGCTTTCTGCTGTTGAAGGTCTTGAGGTGATATCCAGTGATTTAACGCGTTATGTCATACC is from Polynucleobacter sp. MWH-S4W17 and encodes:
- a CDS encoding TatD family hydrolase; its protein translation is MWIDTHCHLDAPEFADSLPTIIQAATEKNVAAILLPAVKVADCTHVRELAHQYSQEIPGLVYTLGIHPLYTNQAQEGDIETLEKRIVESLSDPRFVGVGEIGLDYFVEDLDPHKQEFFFNAQLDLAQKYQLPVILHVRRSQDTILKALRRRNIPGGIAHAFNGSFQQAEQFIELGFKLGFGGAATYERALQIRRLLKELPLDSIVTETDSPDIPPAWLRGEGTAFNEPAFLPRIAKELALVRGVSDAEFTSAVWANAMQVLPRWSALCAGIPQLSSLNLAS
- a CDS encoding DNA internalization-related competence protein ComEC/Rec2, whose product is MRLAITAFIAGGLLLLLLPQLPEYWLISCITFSVVCLLTILLSNQGSLLKKFAVIGLLFVVGFAWNALYAENRLKNVLATELEGKELTLKGRVVALPQSNSSGAKFAFEVDEAFSGKEALNHFPERIYLSWQPAWRNPQAIPEVIPGQRWKIMAKLKRPYGSLNQHTFDFERWSFHQDFGASGSVRSGELLLDKDIFWTELELRMELARWHLRKKIQSMLPDDARYVGVLIALVMGDQNAIDQDDWQVFNATGIGHLISISGLHVTMLAGVGASCAAFIWRRRTWPLIAPVSKVAAVAGFVTAFIYAWLAGFQIPAQRTMYMVGVVAFALWTGRNPRSFDIWWWALAFVLLIDPMAPYTPGFWLSFGAVAAILYAMGDSSGLLGIPTGKELETHWMYRIGQALREACRVQAVVTLALLPLTLYWFYQISIVSPLANAFAIPLVSYIVTPLAIAGALLPEFIGRWLLLPAHASMEYLAVILEWMASWSWSVAWSKQPEWWMLVIAGCGIVYAIRPGPIGETWKGRLLGVCLSGPLFFWPSQLFGDASRAQGEFRASVFDIGQGTAVLIETANRKLLYDTGPIQGKKDDAGQRVILPYLRGKGINHIDLMVISHSDSDHIGGAATLLKSIQFDLMMGSLPSANPLLQNLYKRKIPALPCRFGQSWKWDGVEFVIWHPHEETVFTDQYPGKPNEMSCVLEVRNQQSSLWLTGDVEKQGEAEITERLDEKMLHEIGDRELIFMAPHHGSKTSSSLALLQRLEPHQAFAQNGYRNRYGHPHPDVTARYQGLGIPFHQTPKTGAQTWLFKSNSKSSTQFLRHDIKRIWHRSMSN
- a CDS encoding glycine zipper family protein — encoded protein: MNKLLVLCSLVVAVTFGCAGANVRPLVDMKGVNEATYESDLKDCQNYAQQQSGMGSTAAKGAGAGAVVGGLLGLVTGGNGSGIAQAAGAGAVIGGAGGAFSGNQAQEAVVKRCLSGRGYKVLN